A window of the Streptomyces sp. NBC_01351 genome harbors these coding sequences:
- a CDS encoding methylglyoxal synthase → MTIAPVAHDRKSDLLDWVRTNREHVVRHGLVATRSTAWLLRRELGLTVRAVESGPHGGDQQIGSMVIGGEVTSLVFFWDPLWAAPHVHDVLALVRVAVLHDIPVALNPASAQAMSLDGFTLEHAATGAL, encoded by the coding sequence TTGACGATCGCTCCAGTCGCGCACGACCGGAAGTCCGATCTCCTGGACTGGGTCCGCACCAACCGCGAGCACGTGGTGCGGCACGGTCTGGTGGCCACCCGGTCGACGGCCTGGCTGCTCAGACGGGAACTCGGGCTGACCGTGCGGGCGGTGGAGTCCGGGCCGCACGGAGGCGACCAGCAGATCGGCTCGATGGTGATCGGGGGCGAGGTGACCTCGCTCGTGTTCTTCTGGGATCCCCTGTGGGCCGCCCCGCACGTGCACGATGTCCTGGCGCTGGTCCGGGTCGCCGTCCTGCACGACATCCCCGTCGCACTGAACCCGGCGAGCGCCCAGGCCATGTCCCTGGACGGGTTCACCCTGGAGCACGCGGCGACCGGCGCACTCTAG
- a CDS encoding S1 RNA-binding domain-containing protein, translating into MSEHPSPGENGRRRPDAAAAWAETIRVLPVGARITGEVVARRPFGVFLSIDGCPAAVGLAKVPRMPTCMELPAVGERVTGEVVWHDDGHRQVAVVLAEWAEHEALLPRFRPGQIVGGGIVTIRSVGTFVDLDDCFVQLLRFTEPVASAEVFRDGQEVSVRIVTVDREHNRILLVEPAAPEGRAGPVPPSLSRARHDPNGAA; encoded by the coding sequence ATGAGCGAGCATCCCTCGCCGGGCGAGAACGGCAGGCGCAGGCCCGACGCTGCCGCGGCCTGGGCCGAGACCATCCGCGTTCTCCCCGTCGGTGCACGCATCACCGGCGAGGTCGTCGCCCGTCGGCCCTTCGGCGTGTTCCTCTCCATCGACGGGTGCCCCGCCGCCGTGGGCCTGGCCAAGGTGCCCAGGATGCCCACGTGCATGGAGCTGCCGGCCGTGGGGGAGCGCGTCACCGGCGAGGTCGTGTGGCACGACGACGGACACCGGCAGGTGGCGGTCGTGCTCGCCGAGTGGGCCGAGCACGAAGCCCTGCTGCCTCGATTCCGCCCCGGTCAGATCGTCGGCGGGGGCATCGTGACGATCAGGTCCGTCGGAACCTTCGTGGACCTCGACGACTGCTTCGTGCAACTCCTTCGGTTCACCGAGCCGGTTGCCTCCGCCGAAGTCTTCCGCGATGGTCAGGAGGTGTCCGTACGCATCGTGACGGTCGACCGCGAGCACAACCGGATCCTCCTGGTCGAACCCGCGGCACCTGAAGGCCGCGCGGGGCCGGTCCCGCCCAGCCTTTCCCGGGCCCGACATGATCCGAATGGCGCGGCCTAG
- a CDS encoding LysR family transcriptional regulator — protein sequence MERAEMEMFLTLSEELHFGRTAERLHVTTGLVSKTVKKIERRIGVTLFERTSRHVALTRVGRVLRDDLLPLYEGIRRAIDRAELAGRGITGTLTVGFMGTQAGRIVSAAREVFEQRHPQCGIRVVETHLHHHATQLRDGTADLLLMALPVDEPDLTVGAVVTRGARYLCLASGHRFAGSDAMSIEDLEGETFIGVPDTLPDYWTDFHLPRWTPGGLPVGRHAEPCTTYAEALALVAAGRAVVPGDGQLLVLYRRPDIGFARVVDGPQIEHGLVWRTRDDGDLRVRSFADGVMEIAPALLPPGMPPAVQGR from the coding sequence ATGGAACGTGCGGAAATGGAGATGTTCCTGACTCTCTCCGAGGAACTGCATTTCGGCCGCACGGCCGAGCGCCTGCACGTGACGACCGGGCTGGTCAGCAAGACGGTCAAGAAGATCGAGCGCCGCATCGGTGTGACGCTGTTCGAACGCACCTCCCGCCATGTCGCATTGACCCGGGTGGGGCGCGTCCTGAGGGACGACCTGCTGCCCCTGTACGAGGGGATCAGGCGCGCGATCGACCGCGCGGAGCTCGCCGGGCGCGGCATCACGGGCACGCTGACGGTGGGGTTCATGGGCACGCAGGCCGGCCGGATCGTGTCCGCCGCGCGTGAGGTCTTCGAGCAGCGGCACCCGCAGTGCGGCATCCGCGTCGTCGAGACGCACCTGCACCACCACGCGACGCAGTTGCGCGACGGCACCGCCGACCTGCTGCTGATGGCCCTGCCCGTCGACGAGCCGGACCTGACGGTCGGCGCGGTGGTCACGCGCGGAGCCCGGTACCTCTGCCTGGCCTCGGGTCACCGCTTCGCGGGGAGTGATGCGATGTCGATCGAGGACCTCGAAGGGGAGACCTTCATCGGCGTGCCCGATACCCTCCCCGACTACTGGACCGACTTCCACCTGCCGCGGTGGACGCCCGGCGGCCTGCCGGTCGGCAGGCACGCCGAGCCGTGCACCACGTATGCCGAGGCGCTGGCGCTGGTCGCCGCCGGGCGCGCCGTCGTGCCGGGCGACGGGCAACTCCTGGTGCTCTACCGGCGGCCGGACATCGGCTTCGCCCGGGTCGTCGACGGCCCGCAGATCGAGCACGGGCTGGTGTGGCGCACGCGCGACGACGGCGACCTGCGCGTACGGTCCTTCGCGGACGGGGTCATGGAAATCGCCCCCGCACTCTTGCCGCCCGGCATGCCCCCCGCGGTTCAGGGCAGATGA